Part of the Actinomyces howellii genome, TGGCGATGGTCCTCGACCACCTGCTGGGCCCTGAGGTCGGGCTGCACAGGGTGGAGGTCAGTGTCCGGCCGGAGAACGCGCGCAGCCTGGCCCTGTGCCGACGGCTGGGCCTTCGCGAGGAGGGCCTGCGACGGTCCTACATGCATATCGACGGGCAGTGGGCGGACCATGTCTCCTTCGCCGTCGTGGCCGAGGAGACGGCGCAGGAATCGGGATTCGTGATGCGCCTGGGGCTGAAGAAACGAATGTGAACAACTGGGGCGGCTGGGAACTCAGTCCTTTCTCCCAGGTCGCTACCAGTGTCTCAACACGCCGCGTTCGTTGTGGAGACAGGGTGCGGCTCACCCGTACGGTTGCGGCGTGGGAATCGAGATCTGGGCGCTGATGGCCCTTGCGGCGGTTCTCACCGTGTACCTCCTGCCCTTCCTGGTCGGGCGTCGTGAGGTGATGAGCCTGTCCAACGCCGAGGACCGCTATTCGGCCCGGCTGCGGGTCCTGGCCACAGGAGGGGCTCTCGCCGCCGACGAGGCCTGTGAGAGCAGTGGGCACGTGATGATCTTCCGCCGTCGACCGGAGGTGAAGGCCATGAACCGGCCTGCCGTGAGGAACGTGCGTGCGCTGCGCGCCGAGCGCGAGCTGCTGCGCGCCCGCCGAGCCCACGAGCAGGCGCGCGCGCGTCGGCGTGTGGCAGCCTCCCACCGGGGAGCCGTGGCGATGACCCTGCTCGGGGTGACCCTGGGCATGGTCGTCCTCGTCCTGATCACCACCGTCCCGTGGTGGTCCGCCCTCCTCCCGACGGCTCTGCTCGGCGGCTCGATGGTGGCGGGCCGGCGCGCCGCCGTGGCCTCCGCAGAGGCGGACCGACGCGAGCGCCGTCGGATCGCCGAGCTCGAGCGCGAGCTGTCGGCACTGACCGGCATCGAGCCCCGGGAGCTGCGCGAGCCCTGGCAGCGCGAGCCCTCCGCCGAGGCGCGGCCGTGGTCGCAGGCGGTCGGCCCGCAGGGGAGCCGTCCCCTGCATGAGGAGCGGACCGGGGCTCAGGCGGTCGACGACGTGGCCCAGGCTCGGCCGGACGGGGCCGCCGTGGGCTCCGGGCGCACGGCCTCGGCGCAGTCGGCGCCCTCCGCGGAGTCGGCGGAGTCGGCGCGGTCGGCGCAGTCCCCTGAGGTCGCGGCCCCTGCGGCCGGCGGCCGGGGTGGGCGTGCCGACGAGTCGTCCCGTGCCGCCGGCCGGGAAGTCGGGTCGGAGGCCGCCTCGGAGACCGGCCCGGTCGAGGGCGCGCCCTCGACGCGCTCGGCCGAGGAGCTCGATGAGCTCGGCGAGGTTGAGCGTGCTGTCCGGGCGCTGGCCGCGGCCGCGCAGCGGACGCAGGGCCGGCGCGGGGCCGGCTCAGGATCCACCCGGCCCGAGGGGACGGGGGCCGCGCGCTCTGAGGCGACGGTGGCCTCGCCATCGACGCCCCCGCAGGGCTGGCGTCCGGTGCACGTGCCGGCGCCGACCTACACCCTGTCCGCCCGGGCTCCGCGGCGGGTTATCGAGCCCGCCGAGGACGCTCCCTTCGACTCCGCTCCGGTGCCGGCGCGACCGACCGCCGTGCGGTCCTTCTCCACCGAGGGGGTCGGCCAGGAGGAGACGGTCTTCCACCCGATCGACCTTGACGCGGTGCTGGAGCGCCGTCGGGCGGCGGGGGCGTGAGACGCGGCGGTGTCGCGGCTCACTGGGACCCGAGTTGCGGGCCGAGGTCCCAGCGGTGCTACGATCGTCGCACACTTGGGGCTATGGCGCAGTTGGTAGCGCGTCTCGTTCGCAATGAGAAGGTCGGGGGTTCGAATCCCCCTAGCTCCACAACCGGATGATCGCAGTGATCGCACTGATCTCCACGACAGGGAGGGCCCCGCCGCACGGCGGGGCCCTCCCTGCGTTCTCCCGCCCGACAGCGCGAACACGTCACTATGAGCCCGACTACCCTGGTATGAGGAGGGTAGTCGGGCTCATAGTGACGTGTTCGACCTGCCAGGGCCGCCGCCTACCTGGGCCCGCCTGCCTGAGGGCCGTCCGTCGCTGAGGTGAGCTGGGCGAGGAGTCTGCGGACGCGGCGCTCGATCTCGTCACGGATCGGGAGGACGGCCGCGAGGTCCTTGCCCGCGGGGTCCTCGAGGGGCCAGTCCTCGTAGCGCCGTCCGGGCAGGACCGGGCAGGCGTCGCCGCAGCCCATGGTGACGACGAGGTCCGCCCGGTCCACGGCGCTGGTGGTCAGGAGCGTGGGCCGCGCCGCGCTCATGTCGATCCCCACCTCCCTCATTGCCTCGACGACGGCGGGATTGACACGCTCGGCGGGCTCGGATCCGGCAGAGCGGACGTCAAGGCGGCCGGCGGCCAGACGGCTGAGGAAGCCGGCGGCCATCTGCGAGCGGCCGGCGTTGTGGACGCAGACGAACAGGACGGTCGGGACGGGGGACGATGCCATCGTGTGCTCCTGGTGAGATCCTGAGACGGGGCGAGTGTGTCAGGCGCCCGGCTTCGTGGCCCGGATGATCGCCGAGTGCATGCCGTCGGCGACCTCGTGGGTGGTTTCGATGGTGGCCTCCCTGAACCCGACGGCGGCGAGTCCGTCGAGGTACTCGCTCGTGCTCAGCGCTCCGGCGATGCAGCCGACGTAGGAGCCGCGCTCGGCCCGCTCCGCAGGGGAGAGGTGGTCCTCGGCGACGACGTCAGCGACCCCGATCCGTCCGCCGGGGACGAGGACGCGGAACATCTCGGCGAGGACCGCGGGCTTGTCGGTCGACAGGTTGATGACGCAGTTGGAGATCACGACGTCCACCGAGGCCTCCGGTAGGGGCACCTCCTCGATCGTGCCCTTGAGGAACTCGACGTTCGTGGCGCCGGCCCTGGCTGCGTTGTCGCGCGCGAGGTCGAGCATCTCGTCGGTCATGTCGACCCCGTAGGCGAAACCCGTCCCGCCGACGCGTCGGGCCGACAGCAGCACGTCGATCCCTCCGCCTGAGCCGAGGTCGAGGACCCGTTCGCCCTCGCGGAGGTCGACGACGGCGGTCGGGTTGCCGCAGCCGAGACTGGCCTCGACCGACCCGATCGGCAGGCCAGAGGTCGTCGTGGTGTCGTACAGGCTCGCGCCGAAGCCTTGACCGCTGGTCGCGGGACCGTCGTGTCCCGCCTCCTGCCCCGGATCGGTGCGTCCCCCGCAGCCCGCGCCACGACGGTCGGCACACGCGCAGCCGGTCGCCTCTCCACGGGACCCGCTCCCCGGAGCGCCCGTACGTGCTCTCGTCGCCCTCGCGCTCGCGGCGTAGCGGGCCCGAACGCGCTCGCGCAGCTCGTCGGGGTCCTGGAGTTCCTGGGAGTCCGTGGTCATCGCAGCTCCGTGTCGTCGCGAGAAAGTGGGTCGCATCGATGATCGTCTATGTATCGACGGATGTCAATGTGTGCCGGTAGGGTTCGGAGGCGTGGCATCCCAGACCCGACCGCCGGTCCCGGACCGTGCGGACCAGGCGCACCGTGCGGAGCCCTCATCCTGCTGCCGGTCGATCACCGCAGGTGTGATGGAGCTGGAGGACGCCCAGCGCCTGGCGCGCGCGCTCAAGGCGCTTGGTGACCCGACCAGGATCCGGCTGCTGTCGATCATCGCGGCGCAGCCCGGCGCACAGGCCTGCGTGTGCGAGCTGACCGAGCCGGTCGGCCTGTCCCAGCCCACGGTGTCGCACCACATGAGACAGCTGGTCGGTGCGGGCCTGGTCGTCCGGGAGCAGCGCGGCAGGTGGGCCTACTACACGCTTGTCCCCCAGATGCTCACGAGGCTCTCGGTCGCCCTCGACCCGCAGACCTAGCGGACGGCCGCTCATGGGCTCGGGGCAAGGCTCAGATGACGGCGGTGCCGCGCAGAAGGGTTGTCGTCCGGCCTCCCACCCAGACCCGGTCCCTCCCCTCGAGGGTGAGGGCGACCCGACCACGTCGTCCCGGACGGGCGCCCTGGGGGGTGACGTAGGGTCCGTTCACCCCTTCGGTGCGCTGCGGTCG contains:
- a CDS encoding methyltransferase domain-containing protein; amino-acid sequence: MTTDSQELQDPDELRERVRARYAASARATRARTGAPGSGSRGEATGCACADRRGAGCGGRTDPGQEAGHDGPATSGQGFGASLYDTTTTSGLPIGSVEASLGCGNPTAVVDLREGERVLDLGSGGGIDVLLSARRVGGTGFAYGVDMTDEMLDLARDNAARAGATNVEFLKGTIEEVPLPEASVDVVISNCVINLSTDKPAVLAEMFRVLVPGGRIGVADVVAEDHLSPAERAERGSYVGCIAGALSTSEYLDGLAAVGFREATIETTHEVADGMHSAIIRATKPGA
- a CDS encoding arsenate reductase ArsC, translated to MASSPVPTVLFVCVHNAGRSQMAAGFLSRLAAGRLDVRSAGSEPAERVNPAVVEAMREVGIDMSAARPTLLTTSAVDRADLVVTMGCGDACPVLPGRRYEDWPLEDPAGKDLAAVLPIRDEIERRVRRLLAQLTSATDGPQAGGPR
- a CDS encoding ArsR/SmtB family transcription factor, with product MELEDAQRLARALKALGDPTRIRLLSIIAAQPGAQACVCELTEPVGLSQPTVSHHMRQLVGAGLVVREQRGRWAYYTLVPQMLTRLSVALDPQT